From one Acidobacteriota bacterium genomic stretch:
- a CDS encoding IS3 family transposase (programmed frameshift) translates to MARKRYTTEQIICKLREAEVELAKGQTTGQVCKKLGIADQTYYRWRKEYGGLRVDQAKHLKQLEQENSRLKRIVADQAVDLSILKEVFKGKLLSPARRRRAVAHVQSKLSVSQRRACRALSQPRSTQRHALRSSEYEDRLVTAFATRYGRYGYRRITGLLRWCGWKVNHKRIERLWRREGLKVPRKQPKRSRLWLNDGSCIRHRPEHRNHVWAYDFVADRTHDGRAPKMLTVVDEYSRECLAINVARHMKSIDVLQVIADLILKYGAPEYIRSDNGPEFAAVLIRRSLERVDIDTLFITPGSPWENGYVESFNGRFRDELLNGEIFYTLKEAQVLIEGWRVEYNTIRPHSALGYRPPAPAAALPFPPDYAPLRPAKTAYGLT, encoded by the exons ATGGCAAGAAAGCGATACACGACCGAGCAGATCATCTGCAAGCTTCGCGAGGCTGAAGTCGAACTGGCGAAGGGCCAAACGACCGGTCAGGTCTGCAAGAAACTCGGAATTGCGGACCAGACGTACTACCGCTGGCGCAAAGAATACGGCGGGCTTCGCGTAGACCAGGCGAAGCATCTAAAGCAGCTCGAGCAAGAGAATTCCCGTTTGAAGCGTATCGTCGCGGATCAAGCGGTCGACTTATCGATCTTGAAGGAAGTCT TCAAAGGGAAACTTCTAAGCCCGGCGCGGAGACGACGTGCGGTAGCGCATGTCCAATCCAAGCTGTCGGTCTCGCAGCGTCGGGCCTGTCGAGCCTTGAGTCAGCCTCGATCAACACAGCGTCACGCACTCCGGTCGTCTGAGTACGAAGATCGCCTAGTGACCGCGTTTGCTACACGGTATGGGCGCTACGGGTATCGTCGAATAACCGGGTTATTGCGATGGTGTGGATGGAAAGTGAATCACAAACGAATTGAACGACTGTGGCGTCGCGAGGGTCTGAAAGTGCCGAGGAAACAGCCCAAGCGTAGTCGTCTCTGGCTGAACGACGGGTCGTGCATCCGTCATCGACCGGAGCATCGGAATCACGTATGGGCGTACGACTTCGTCGCCGATCGCACTCACGACGGTCGCGCGCCGAAGATGCTGACTGTCGTGGACGAGTACTCTCGCGAGTGCCTGGCGATCAACGTAGCTCGCCACATGAAGTCGATCGACGTGCTGCAAGTAATCGCTGACCTGATTCTGAAGTACGGCGCACCGGAGTACATCCGCTCAGACAACGGCCCAGAGTTTGCTGCGGTGCTGATTCGAAGATCGCTGGAGCGCGTCGATATCGACACGCTCTTCATAACACCCGGAAGCCCGTGGGAGAATGGTTACGTGGAATCATTCAATGGCCGATTCCGGGATGAGCTGCTGAATGGAGAGATCTTCTACACGCTCAAGGAGGCACAGGTACTAATCGAAGGCTGGCGAGTGGAATACAACACCATCAGGCCGCACAGCGCGCTGGGGTATCGACCTCCGGCGCCGGCCGCGGCGCTGCCGTTTCCACCGGACTACGCTCCGCTTCGTCCGGCGAAAACGGCCTATGGACTAACATAG